In Pseudomonas abieticivorans, the genomic window GCCTTGTGCGTGACCGTCGCCAGCGTCAGTTGGTGCTGGCGCGCCAGGCGCCGCTCGATCAAATGCAGCTGCTCAAGGCGCTGGTCGATGGCCGGGTCACACTGGTGGCGGTGCCCCTGCGCGAGAACCTTTTCAGCGCCGTGGTGGCGCATCAGGTCGCAGCCTGGAAAGCCTGCGAGGAGTCTGCCCAAGCCTCCCAGTGGAATGCGCTGATTGGCCTGGATGTTTCCTGCAATCGCTGGGCGCAGCGGCTACGCCAGTACCGCACCTACCGCGACGCATTGCGTGGGAGCTGGCCGAGCGCCGTGCGTGAGCCGGACCCAGCGCTGGACGCCTTGGTGGCGCGGCAGTGGGCCTTGGGCAAGGTCGTCGATGACTATTTTGGCCCATTGCCCAGCTTCCAGGACTACGCGCGCGGGCGGGTTAGCGCTGAGCTGGCGAAGCTTGGGCTGGTGGCCGATGTTTCGAGCGTGGGGCTGATGGTCCATGGCCGGGTGTTCTCTGACAACACACTGCTCATCGAGCTGGCACCCAGCCTTGAGCCGGACCGTGGGCACAGTCAAGAGAGCAGTGAGTACGTGTCGATGCTCGAATACCTGGCGCTGCGGGTGGATCGCCAAGGCGATGGTCACAGGCGCCTGGAGTGGGTGGGTTTGAGTGATGAGCAGCAGGCTGTTTTCAGCTTCCGGCAACTGGATGAACTGGCCGCGCGACTGAAGCTGGAAGAAGGCTACCAAGCCATGCTGAGCGCCCGGCTGGTGCGCCCGGCGGAGGCGGCCCGTCAGGGGCGATTCGACACCGCCAAGGGCGCGGCGCTGGACTTGATTGCGAGCCAATTGCGCCTTGCCGCGCAGGTGCATTTCAAGGCCGGGCTGCTGGATGCCAGCGGCCTGGCTTGCGTGATGCACGTGCTCGATTACCCCTCGGCTGCCAGCCGGCCCTTGCGCCAGGGGCGCACGGTAAAGGTGCAGGGTTGGGTTTTTGACGGCAACAGCGCCCGCGATGTGTTTTTTTTCAGTGAGTCGGGCGAGTCGTCGGTATTGCTCTACACGCCAGGCTATCCCGGTGATCGCGCGTTCACCCGCCACAGTTCGTTCGGCGCCGCCCGTGCCGCTCTGGAGCGCGACCTTCAAGAGCTGGCACTGATGCCGTCGCAATGGAGCCCAGTGGTGCGTTACTGGGTGGGGCGCTTTGGCGGGCATCAGCAAAACGCCGCGCTGCGCTTATTGCAGGCGTTGGCCAAGGGCAAGGCCGGTGCCGAACTCAAGGCGCCGGAGATTACTGGCCCATGGCCGCAGTTTTGCTTTGATTATCGAACGCGTTTCCTGTTGGCCGAGGCCGATAGCCAGTCGGTGTCCCACGGTGAACTGGCGCGCGAGCAGGGCCTGGCCATTGCCGCGCTGGTGTTTCGCGTGATCAGCGTGGTGGTGCCGGGGCGCTTGATGACCGCCTTGGACCTGGCAGAGCTGGCCTATCTCTCGTTCAGTGGTTACGCCGCTTATGCCGCAGGGCAGCGCGAAGAGGCCGCCGATTACCTGCTTGAAGCCCTTAGCAGCGTGTCAGGGCTGGCCAACGCCAACCTGTCCTTGCCCCGTGCCAAGCGGCTCAGGGTGGGCCCTTCGCGGCTGCAGCAAGCAGCGGCCACGCCGCAACTGACGCTGTCGGCCATACACGCCAGCGCTGCGCAGGCCGAACGTTTTACCTTCAGCCAGGGGCCACGCCGTGGCCTGTACGTGGTTCGGGGGGGCGTTGTATGTGCGGCTTGAAAACGGGCTGGACTATCAGGTCTACGAAGTGCGTGACGCCCTGGCGGGGCACTCGACCTTCCGCCTGGGCGACGGCTTGGCCCTGACGCGCACGTCGGTTTTTTCCAACCCGGACCCGCTCATCGTCAGCGACGGAGCAGGCCGCTGGCGCCTGGCTGCGCGGGCTGCACTGAAGGGCGGAATGAACGCCCACCAGAACCCGCGCAAGGTGGATGCGCTCTATGTGCTGGCGGGGGTGCGCTGCAACCGTGAAGCCTTCCAGCAGCGCTCGGAAATGTTCTTTACCCTACGCGCCGATGGCCTGGACCACGTGGTGAAGTACGACCTGAACAGCCATCAATGGTTTTGTGCGGACAACCAGCACTATTACCGCCTGGACCGTGCCACCGGCCGTTTCGTCGCCAGTCGCGAAGGCCACTTGGTGGCCAGCCCCGTGGAACGGCAGATGGCGCGCCGGGCCTTGGGCTGCAGTGAGCTGCCGCCCATGCCGCCGCTGCGCCTGGCCGGTGAGGTGGAGCCGCTGCCACCCACGGTGCATCAGGTGTGGATCGGCAGCGCCGATGAGCTGATCGCTCGCCATGGCCAGGTGATCGACGGCAACAGCCAACGCACGCGCCTGACCCCGACCACCCTGACCGTGCATGTGTTGCCCAAAGGCGGGGTGACCAGCCCCCAAGCGCAATTGGAGCAACTGCGCGAGCGCTTCAAGTACGTGAAATTCCTCGCCCTGGAAAATGAACCGTTCTTCAAGGCCTTCCTCGATAGCCGCCACGCCGAACCCTTCGAGTTTTTCCTGCAGGCGGCCGAGCGCAATTACGCTGCTGCCTGCGACGTGCTGCGCTACCGTTTGATGTTCGCCTTCGATGGGACTTACCTTGACCTGGACGACGAGTTGCTCGAGGGCTTGCCCGCGCTGAACATACAGCGCGGGCAGGTGTTCACCGGCGGGGCGGTGTCCCATGTCTTGCTGGGGCTGGACTCGATTCCCAACAACAGCCATTTTGCCACGCTCAAGGCCAACCCATTGATGGATGCGGTGTCCGAGGAGTTGCTGCGCCGCTTTGCCCAATACAAGTCGGCATTGCAGCGGCGGCCGTGGGCCGGCGACCCGACCATGGTCGACTACATGAGCCATGTTTCCCGTACCACGGGGCCGGCGATGTTCAATGACGTGCTGCGCTTGGCCGACCCTCGTCACGTCCAGTATTGGCAGGCCAGGCGCTATCTGTTTGAGCTGGAACTGCGC contains:
- a CDS encoding dermonecrotic toxin domain-containing protein, giving the protein MHALITDPKPWVANLPEGLPDLTALPRLAPNDHPGFVVAALAYWQLPIDSHHVTRQLRQELRLRDHFLEQATLQHLFGGLAHSALQLVEEYVRQPRWQDRVSGREAYSLHLLDDSGMRSAPLAGFFVISQRPAGVDYALGHVTERQAATGQALLYNCGEDGYLKRFDHLQAALDSLARGLVRDRRQRQLVLARQAPLDQMQLLKALVDGRVTLVAVPLRENLFSAVVAHQVAAWKACEESAQASQWNALIGLDVSCNRWAQRLRQYRTYRDALRGSWPSAVREPDPALDALVARQWALGKVVDDYFGPLPSFQDYARGRVSAELAKLGLVADVSSVGLMVHGRVFSDNTLLIELAPSLEPDRGHSQESSEYVSMLEYLALRVDRQGDGHRRLEWVGLSDEQQAVFSFRQLDELAARLKLEEGYQAMLSARLVRPAEAARQGRFDTAKGAALDLIASQLRLAAQVHFKAGLLDASGLACVMHVLDYPSAASRPLRQGRTVKVQGWVFDGNSARDVFFFSESGESSVLLYTPGYPGDRAFTRHSSFGAARAALERDLQELALMPSQWSPVVRYWVGRFGGHQQNAALRLLQALAKGKAGAELKAPEITGPWPQFCFDYRTRFLLAEADSQSVSHGELAREQGLAIAALVFRVISVVVPGRLMTALDLAELAYLSFSGYAAYAAGQREEAADYLLEALSSVSGLANANLSLPRAKRLRVGPSRLQQAAATPQLTLSAIHASAAQAERFTFSQGPRRGLYVVRGGVVCAA